The stretch of DNA GATATTTATATTAATATATTATTTATAAAGTTTTCTATTTTAAACTAACAAAAAGTAATTAAATATATTTTTGTGAAGATTTAATTGTTCCGGACAATCCGACAGTTGTAAGGGCAATCCTATTGCCACTATACATATTTGCCAAAGCCAATGCTGATCTGACTTCATCAACATATCCTCTTTGACATCGAATAATGGCCTTATAATGATAATAATCCTCTTCTTTTTCCATTTCAAAGAATTTCATTACCCATAAATTAAAATTAGATGTTTCAAGCTCTCCTTGAAAACGAATACAGGCATCCCAAATTATTGTCACCAAATCATCTTTGGATATCTCTGAAATTGTTTTGACATCAACTGTCAGATACCTATTGTTTTTTCTAAGGGTAGGGGGCAATACTCTAAGCTTCATCGTCAACCCTCCTGACGCCTCTAAAAATCATCTGATCCCTATTTTTGTTAAATTCAAGGATGTCCTTTGAGCTTTTGAATGATTTGGAAATCTCATCATCTGTTAAACCTGTCTGTTTAAAAAATGCAATAAAATCGTAAGTAGTCCTAATATCAAAAACAGATTCTGCTCTTGTGGATAAAACCAAAGGAAAATCAAATTTCCTATATAATGTATAGATATCCTTGAAATTAGAAAGTATTTTTGACCTGTGTGATAAATAACTCCTCAATATATCCTTAAAACATAATTCTATCGCAACATTATTTCTTACGGCTTCTTTTGCAAGCACATGATTTATGCCACAGTCATATCTTTTCAAATAAGGCCTTGATAATATATCCACCTTAACATTCTCCAAAGTAGCACGGTTGACCTTTAAATCACCACCAACAACAGAAATGCATGAGGATTTGCTCCTGTACTTATTTACAATCTTTCTAATTTCATTAACGTTGGATGAACTGATTTCCAAGGTAAAATCAAAATCGATTATATCCTCCAAAGTGTTTTTTAACTCATCATTAAAATCAAGCGCTTGTGAAAATTCGTTTTGATTATATGAAAAATTAATATGATTCCAACCATATCTGGAAGCTTCATTAGCTATTCTTATATTATCTTTCAAGCTACTTCCTTTAATATTTAAATCAAAAAACATACTAGATTATTTATTATTCTATATATTAATAACTTTTTAAAAAATGAAAAAATAAATGATTAAAAATCATTTATTGATACCTATAAAAATTAACTTGCCACTCTACAGTTTCATAATAGTCAATAGTAAATGTTTGTGATGAAGAGGACGAATAGGAAAAGGAATCTGACCTTGTTTCAACAGCACTTGTTGAACCCCAATCAACCCCACCGGATTGTCCATTTGAACCTGAAACATACAAGTGATTTGTAGCATAATTTTTAATAGGATATGCAGAAAGCTCTACCTTTATTTCACCTGCGGGCACATCAATGACTTGTGAACCTGAACCAGAACCCGAATAGCTGCCTATATTTACCCAAGATTTGGATGGGCTACTTGAAGAAGAAACGCTTTCAGTAGAAACCTCTCCACTGGAACCCTGTGAAGATGAAACCTGGGAAGTGGCAGGGTTCTTACTAGAAGTATCAGCATTCGCATTAGAATTATTAGCCAATGCAAAATAACCTACAGTTGCAACAAGGATTATTATAATAATGACTAAAGCGATAATCACATATTTAGTGCTATTTGAACTATTTTGCGTATTTTCATTAGTTGTATTAACCAATGACACCCCGCATTTAGTGCAAAATTTCGCAGTACTTTTATTTTCAAAACCACATTCTTTACATTTCATTTTATCCAATATCCAATGTTACTATTACTATTTTTAACACAACTTGCATAATAACTTAATGGTAATCTAAAAAATTTTAATAGGTGTTTAAAGTAATTATATCAAACTAATAAGATGTTATAAAACATTTTATAGTATAAAATATATAATATCTTATTATGGTAAAAGAAAACGATGAACTTTTGAAACTAACTTCCTATGTTCAAATTTCTAAATACCGAGAAAAAACTTTAAAATCCATTGGCGATGAAGTCAAAATACCGACTAATATCGCAAAAGACAGTGGAATTAGAACTAACCACATTTCAAAAGTTCTAAGTGAATTAAAAAGCAAAGATATTGTTGAATGTATAAACGAAGAAGCTCGTAAAGGCAGATTATATAGGTTAACCGACACCGGTAAAGATGTATTAGAAACTATTAAAGACAAAGAGGAAAAAGAAAAAGCTAATTAATTTACTTCTATACCTTCTTTAATACTTTCTAACTCTTTTCGAGCCTCAGAACTTGAAGCTTCTTCAAATATCTCATACAAAATCTTTAATAACATACTATTTTTAACAACCAATGGCAAACATTCACCAGTTTCAATAAATATAGAATCAAAATTCGGAGTTTTTAAATCCATTTTATACTGTAATTTTATTTCTTCACGCAACCTTTCATCCAAATATTTTTCCAGATAAACGATGATTTCATTTGCAAAAGTATTTCCAAATATCATCATGGTTTCAATAGATTCACTGTCCAAACTGGTATCCTCAACCAGCACATTGAATGATCCGTAATTCTGATAGCCGTAG from Methanobrevibacter sp. YE315 encodes:
- a CDS encoding Rpp14/Pop5 family protein, whose product is MKLRVLPPTLRKNNRYLTVDVKTISEISKDDLVTIIWDACIRFQGELETSNFNLWVMKFFEMEKEEDYYHYKAIIRCQRGYVDEVRSALALANMYSGNRIALTTVGLSGTIKSSQKYI
- the rnp3 gene encoding ribonuclease P protein component 3, with the protein product MFFDLNIKGSSLKDNIRIANEASRYGWNHINFSYNQNEFSQALDFNDELKNTLEDIIDFDFTLEISSSNVNEIRKIVNKYRSKSSCISVVGGDLKVNRATLENVKVDILSRPYLKRYDCGINHVLAKEAVRNNVAIELCFKDILRSYLSHRSKILSNFKDIYTLYRKFDFPLVLSTRAESVFDIRTTYDFIAFFKQTGLTDDEISKSFKSSKDILEFNKNRDQMIFRGVRRVDDEA
- a CDS encoding zinc ribbon domain-containing protein, with the translated sequence MSLVNTTNENTQNSSNSTKYVIIALVIIIIILVATVGYFALANNSNANADTSSKNPATSQVSSSQGSSGEVSTESVSSSSSPSKSWVNIGSYSGSGSGSQVIDVPAGEIKVELSAYPIKNYATNHLYVSGSNGQSGGVDWGSTSAVETRSDSFSYSSSSSQTFTIDYYETVEWQVNFYRYQ
- a CDS encoding winged helix-turn-helix domain-containing protein — translated: MVKENDELLKLTSYVQISKYREKTLKSIGDEVKIPTNIAKDSGIRTNHISKVLSELKSKDIVECINEEARKGRLYRLTDTGKDVLETIKDKEEKEKAN